The sequence CGTTAAATGATCATTTAGAAGATTGTATTGGGAATGTTTTTAATGACGACATATCTTCATCGATTCATTGTAGTAACAGCGAAATCTTGAATGCAGTTCCTGAAGTATCAATTGAACAGAATAAATATCCTTGTCCTGtttgtatgaaattaataatagaatctCAAATGAATCAGCATTTAGATGTGTGTCTCACAAATACGTGAATGCATTGAATCTATAACATTTGACTATGATTTGCATTAACTAATAAGTGTATGGAAGTAGAGTGATatgaatgttattttataatatgtatctaAATCCTAAAATTTTGTGTACTCTatcgttttgtattatttaataaacattttttctataaatcttactgtttcatatttaaaaatagtaattaaattactttatttgataaatatataatagaagccgaaaaatatattcctttTAATTTAAGTACATTACAGTTTTGatgttaaattttcttatatattagaaaaataaatttcaatgaaagtaattatagattaatatataaaggaagtatatttgtaaataacaatattaaatttttgtacaatttttacaatacatTTTCTTATCTTATAATCATATATTCATTAGAAACAACAATTTCTAATCATGTTTAAAATGTCTTGTATGTGATGTACGAacataaattacaaagtaaatattaaatcacgttgaataattttttatattaaatcaattttttataaataaaatattaatttctcataaaaattatagtttctcatataaattattactgtCAAGAGTGCCTAATGCACATATACCACAGGTAAATTCTAACAGATATGTTGGAAAGAACAGAAGAATTTGTTCTTGTGTCCAatgcatatataaatagagattaggaattataatatcaatagTATTGCTGTCCAATCTTActctgaaatataataaaaacttattaaatataacataaatatgtGTTTATTGTAGTATttaatatagtataaaatattataactgtTTTTTTAGTACAGTCCTTTTAATTACCTTTTTGAACCTAATGAATGAAACATAAAGCTTTGTGGCAATggaatatatattgtattattgtataatgttCCTCCAGTTTGATTAGGTATAATTCGTACTGTATCTATTTCGtcatatatattgatattaataccatataaatcATTTCGTGCCGTCAACGCATATTTTGGATTTTCACTATAACACTGGCCAAGCAACAAAACTTCACCTTTATTGTGAAAAGGATAAGTGATGTTGtgaattgattttatatagTCTGGTGTCACGACACACGTGCCTAAATTTGGAAGTGATTAAGACAGGTAAGGTACTGTAATCAAATAGAATGAATTCTGCAATGAACTATTTCTCTAAACAATTGTGAAtcatgaaagaagaagaatagcTTACCAAAAAAAGTCTTCAATATTGACAAATCCATGTATTTATGAATTCTAGTTcgagttaaaaaataatctataagattataattatattcaattgCTACTTTGTCATTATTAAGCGATAATTCACCAATATCTGATCCTTTCGGAAATGTTGCTGTCACAATAAATTTTTTGGAATTAGGATCTGAACTACTGTTCCCACCAATTAGGTCATAAAAAGCTCGAAATTTCCAAGCTAATCTCATTAAATTTTGTGGTATctgattataattacataattaagattaatgtaaaacaatattttgaattatagattattaaaattgcatttaagttattaaaattacattttcatgtTGCGCAACAACTTGATATTTTCTCAAGGTTGATAATTCTCTTGAAGCTTCATAGCAAGCATTAGAGAATGGAGTAAAACGTTTCCTTTTAGATTGTTCTCGACATTCTTCATAAGGCCATTGTGATTCTTTAGCAATTTGTAGCTGCTTTTCACTAATTTCGCCAAGTAAATCTAATGTAATTGAAGATCCATCGCATTTGCCTTTTGCTGTATCAGAATATCCCCAAACAGCATTTAATGCAATTCTAGCAGGATCACTTGGCTTAGTGCTTAGGAAATCCCATTCCCAAGGTATTGCTTTTTCTGCTTCTAAACAAAactaaatagtaaaaaatgttgttaTCTTGTGTTATACttccttttaattataatgttGCATATAAATTACCTTCAAAATTTTTTGACCTGGTATAACTTTAGTcgctttaattttaatcgtatcGGATATCCAGCTGGTAATCTCGTAAAGTGCAGCTACATTCCACTGTTGAAGAATTTGTGATGATTCTATATTGTGATGTGTTAAAGACAACATATGATGATTTGAACctttaatatattcaaattttacctaATAAAACATGttcaatgtaaaatttattattttgttcgcaattaaaatataaaaaattttaatatactaaCTTGAGTACGCTGCGCATCAATTGTACTAATATATGCAGCTAAACCACAGCTACCTTTTGGTGGTACATATGTGTAATAATCTAAGAAATGAAGGGCCGTTAAAGCAAACTCCAAAAATGGCCATATACTAAAACAATCCAGAATGAACATacaataaatgatatttattacctaataatgtttataacaaagaatatacagatatattaatatttaactcaCTGATAATTAGCTCGATGTGAAGAAAACACATCTTGAATTAGTTTCTCTcgtgatattacattttcacaGTCAAAAAGTTTTACATATGCTTGACCTCCTAACTCTGataattcaaattgaaataaatctattGTCTGTAAGAgaggattaattaatatttgaatgaataatatttttatagaaaataaaacttttaattagtATCTACCTTTGGTTTATATGTTGgtgattttgtaattatatataattgagGACAAGTAGGACAAATTTGAcgtaattttgatttaatatttaatccttttataTTAGTGGATGTTCTAACATGAGCTGTAATGCCCATTTTAAGATGTTCTAAAaaggtataatataaataataaaattcttaataaattctatatctaaatattattagtatcATACCTCCAGGAGTATTATATGAAATGAATGGACGATCTTTAAATCCAAGTGTAATATTGATTGGAAGATATCCATGAATAGAATGTGCCCTTTCTGCACTATGCCATGTATCAATTAAaggattataattttctattatttctgatTTGTGAATAGATgttctgaaaatattaattgtataatgtGAAACATTGCAACAAACaagtgaaattataaattattctattataccGTAGTATAACATGATTATTACGACCAACTGAAACATGTGTAAAATTCCCTCTCATAGAGAATAACGATGTTGCAATAACTGCAAGTCTAGCATTTGCTCCCAGATCTGTAACTTGCACTGATTCCATTGTTAATGGGATATTAATACGTTGTTGATTAACATGAAACTCCATGTTTtgatatatatgatatatattatcagGTAAAGAAGacaaatctaaaaaataaataaaaatataaatataaaaagcaataaatatttaattatgttcgaaattttcgggacagataatttataaacttacATTTAAAtcctttaataatatttgtttcattcagATGAAGGCATAAAACTGTTTTTTCCTGAATACGTGCAATTACTTCTAAATGTACAGGTCCATTTTGCTTTTCATCTAacttaaattgttttaatatatccTTCACTTGTGTTGGACCATCTAGATGTGCTGATAATGAATGTAGAAGACCTTCAGCTTTAATATATaactacatatacataatgtttaaaatattaaaacatgtCACCTtacagtaattaattaaataattttaaatcaaatacTTACAGATACATGGTTGATACTAACTCCACTACCATAGGTATTTACAGTTACATATAAAACCTCAGGTATGTTTGTTAAAGGATTAGCAATAACAATACCATGTATCATAGCACCAAATTTCCTATATGTATCTTGATAGTCAAACAAATAGTTACcagtaattaaatatgaatttgtagtTGGACGAAGTACTCGTGTAAATTGTGCAGCGATCACACCTCTACACATTAGAATCATATATGAAAAAggtatttcagaattttattattccaaaaaGGAATTGTATGAATTATGGTCTTACATACATATGAATATAACAAGGATGGGTGGTACGTTCCATAGATTtcaaaatagtataaaaataattatataaatgttgaCTGGGTTCACTTTGCATATAccaatataatgatattaatctGCTTGGTGTAGGACTAGAAACAATAAGTAGTGTCAATGCTGCTACCCTCATTTCTAAATGTTCagttctatttattaaaattggcCAATAGACAGGATATATctgtgatataaaataaaataaaaaagtagtATTTAATAgctttttacattattatcaGAAATTACTTACAACATCAGGTCTTAAAGGAGCAGTTGAAAGTGATGCCCATGCAGCAAGAACGCGAAAATGACGTGATTCTGCATTGCTACCACTTGCAATAGGTTCTAAGAATTCAACTACTCTTCCTAACTGTATATTTGCTAATCCTTCTAGccaaatcatttttttttcgtattcCTTTGTCTCTatgaattattgttttattataatactagaataatgattaaaacagatatgtgaaatttatttaatatatatttatcacgtACCTGTAAATTTATCAAGATATAAACGTACGTAATCATCTAACATCTCATATGGACAGTACAATAAACAGGTCTTGTAAATCAATGTGCCATATGTAAGAATAGCAGTATTTTGGACTTCAACAGAAATTTTTTCTGGtaaatttagaaatgtttgtaaatttactaataattGAACGTCAGGTTTTCGTATATGAAATGGTAACTGAGTGAGAAGTTGAATTGCAGACATATCCGAAACTTTTTTATCTTGGattaattctaatataaacAATGCAGCTTCTTTAGTGCCAACTTGTGGAAGTGCTTCAAGgaacatatttctataataacatgaaaaaaataacaatatattttatatgttatataaattactaaaactttaaagaattattaaaaattttgaacacCGTATTGTTTCTTCCTTATAACTTGTTCCTGAGATTTTTGTGTATGCATTACGTAAATCAGCAACATCCAGCATTTGAAGATAATAAAGCAATACAGTTATCGtcgtattatgtaaattatcaGCCTCTGTATCTAAACCAGGATTTTCAAGTCTCAGACTTAATCGATCTAATAAAGTCCctatctataaaatatgtaatagcATTATTAGATATCAGTtataaacgaagaattttttttaaccaATAACTTACAGATTTAAAAACAGTATTCTTGTCAAGAGTACCTCTACTTTGAGTGAGATCAACTTCTGGAAGTTCATGTTGTAgaactttaaaatataagtCTTTAATGGGTATCTTATCTACTGTGTTTTTCaccgaaattaatttaaagatcTGTCTGTGTAtatcaagaaattaatatgaaagttttgtttattataacaagtttcttagaataaaataattttcatttcttaaatataccttgtaaaatgaaaatgtgctTCTCCAAAACTTTGAAAAGATTGAACATATATACCTCCAGAAGCATTAACAAACAAAATCTCATTTAAAGATCcatttatcttaattttgtataatctCTCACTGGACTTCAATATTGGATTCTAcacatatatgaaatttattgtgttatggtagaaaataataagatatttggtaaaataaatGAAGGTACATATAACATACTTGATCTCCATTGGGACACAACATGTTAGGGACATTTGACCACGTATAATGAGGATGTCCAATACAAGCTCGTGGatcaaaaaattttcttattatccattcatcttcttcttcaggATTGACAACATATTCAATATTGCACTGACCATaatgatttttctataatataatatattagttaaaataaaaatataaaactagtatactttaaaaaatgtgtaaaaattcttattaaatgTAATGACTTACTTCAGTTGAATGAAATGCTGTTTCCTTCTCTAAGTTAGACAGatctaattgtaaaattcctGCTATActcctttttatatttacagacCATGGCGATATT comes from Bombus pyrosoma isolate SC7728 linkage group LG2, ASM1482585v1, whole genome shotgun sequence and encodes:
- the LOC122577720 gene encoding uncharacterized protein LOC122577720 isoform X2 — its product is MRFTDINYVLQILMHKLKDIIFLFFIFCNNHVTNGIFQPGKEYIYSYNALSSSGVLLPSGASSSWGFNGKLKIQAEQNIATMQLESLKMTIWNGKIQEQGEDQAVSEDVTDLLKPFQIIYRNGLIENFSTEAISPWSVNIKRSIAGILQLDLSNLEKETAFHSTEKNHYGQCNIEYVVNPEEEDEWIIRKFFDPRACIGHPHYTWSNVPNMLCPNGDQNPILKSSERLYKIKINGSLNEILFVNASGGIYVQSFQSFGEAHFHFTRQIFKLISVKNTVDKIPIKDLYFKVLQHELPEVDLTQSRGTLDKNTVFKSIGTLLDRLSLRLENPGLDTEADNLHNTTITVLLYYLQMLDVADLRNAYTKISGTSYKEETIRNMFLEALPQVGTKEAALFILELIQDKKVSDMSAIQLLTQLPFHIRKPDVQLLVNLQTFLNLPEKISVEVQNTAILTYGTLIYKTCLLYCPYEMLDDYVRLYLDKFTETKEYEKKMIWLEGLANIQLGRVVEFLEPIASGSNAESRHFRVLAAWASLSTAPLRPDVIYPVYWPILINRTEHLEMRVAALTLLIVSSPTPSRLISLYWYMQSEPSQHLYNYFYTILKSMERTTHPCYIHIGVIAAQFTRVLRPTTNSYLITGNYLFDYQDTYRKFGAMIHGIVIANPLTNIPEVLYVTVNTYGSGVSINHVSLYIKAEGLLHSLSAHLDGPTQVKDILKQFKLDEKQNGPVHLEVIARIQEKTVLCLHLNETNIIKGFKYLSSLPDNIYHIYQNMEFHVNQQRINIPLTMESVQVTDLGANARLAVIATSLFSMRGNFTHVSVGRNNHVILRTSIHKSEIIENYNPLIDTWHSAERAHSIHGYLPINITLGFKDRPFISYNTPGEHLKMGITAHVRTSTNIKGLNIKSKLRQICPTCPQLYIITKSPTYKPKTIDLFQFELSELGGQAYVKLFDCENVISREKLIQDVFSSHRANYHIWPFLEFALTALHFLDYYTYVPPKGSCGLAAYISTIDAQRTQVKFEYIKGSNHHMLSLTHHNIESSQILQQWNVAALYEITSWISDTIKIKATKVIPGQKILKFCLEAEKAIPWEWDFLSTKPSDPARIALNAVWGYSDTAKGKCDGSSITLDLLGEISEKQLQIAKESQWPYEECREQSKRKRFTPFSNACYEASRELSTLRKYQVVAQHENIPQNLMRLAWKFRAFYDLIGGNSSSDPNSKKFIVTATFPKGSDIGELSLNNDKVAIEYNYNLIDYFLTRTRIHKYMDLSILKTFFVPYLS
- the LOC122577720 gene encoding uncharacterized protein LOC122577720 isoform X1 yields the protein MRFTDINYVLQILMHKLKDIIFLFFIFCNNHVTNGIFQPGKEYIYSYNALSSSGVLLPSGASSSWGFNGKLKIQAEQNIATMQLESLKMTIWNGKIQEQGEDQAVSEDVTDLLKPFQIIYRNGLIENFSTEAISPWSVNIKRSIAGILQLDLSNLEKETAFHSTEKNHYGQCNIEYVVNPEEEDEWIIRKFFDPRACIGHPHYTWSNVPNMLCPNGDQNPILKSSERLYKIKINGSLNEILFVNASGGIYVQSFQSFGEAHFHFTRQIFKLISVKNTVDKIPIKDLYFKVLQHELPEVDLTQSRGTLDKNTVFKSIGTLLDRLSLRLENPGLDTEADNLHNTTITVLLYYLQMLDVADLRNAYTKISGTSYKEETIRNMFLEALPQVGTKEAALFILELIQDKKVSDMSAIQLLTQLPFHIRKPDVQLLVNLQTFLNLPEKISVEVQNTAILTYGTLIYKTCLLYCPYEMLDDYVRLYLDKFTETKEYEKKMIWLEGLANIQLGRVVEFLEPIASGSNAESRHFRVLAAWASLSTAPLRPDVIYPVYWPILINRTEHLEMRVAALTLLIVSSPTPSRLISLYWYMQSEPSQHLYNYFYTILKSMERTTHPCYIHIGVIAAQFTRVLRPTTNSYLITGNYLFDYQDTYRKFGAMIHGIVIANPLTNIPEVLYVTVNTYGSGVSINHVSLYIKAEGLLHSLSAHLDGPTQVKDILKQFKLDEKQNGPVHLEVIARIQEKTVLCLHLNETNIIKGFKYLSSLPDNIYHIYQNMEFHVNQQRINIPLTMESVQVTDLGANARLAVIATSLFSMRGNFTHVSVGRNNHVILRTSIHKSEIIENYNPLIDTWHSAERAHSIHGYLPINITLGFKDRPFISYNTPGEHLKMGITAHVRTSTNIKGLNIKSKLRQICPTCPQLYIITKSPTYKPKTIDLFQFELSELGGQAYVKLFDCENVISREKLIQDVFSSHRANYHIWPFLEFALTALHFLDYYTYVPPKGSCGLAAYISTIDAQRTQVKFEYIKGSNHHMLSLTHHNIESSQILQQWNVAALYEITSWISDTIKIKATKVIPGQKILKFCLEAEKAIPWEWDFLSTKPSDPARIALNAVWGYSDTAKGKCDGSSITLDLLGEISEKQLQIAKESQWPYEECREQSKRKRFTPFSNACYEASRELSTLRKYQVVAQHENIPQNLMRLAWKFRAFYDLIGGNSSSDPNSKKFIVTATFPKGSDIGELSLNNDKVAIEYNYNLIDYFLTRTRIHKYMDLSILKTFFGTCVVTPDYIKSIHNITYPFHNKGEVLLLGQCYSENPKYALTARNDLYGININIYDEIDTVRIIPNQTGGTLYNNTIYIPLPQSFMFHSLGSKRVRLDSNTIDIIIPNLYLYMHWTQEQILLFFPTYLLEFTCGICALGTLDSNNLYEKL